One region of Bacterioplanoides sp. SCSIO 12839 genomic DNA includes:
- the ftsW gene encoding putative lipid II flippase FtsW, with the protein MTELIASIKSTSFKQFTDRLSWQPRSRLFFPWLALMCLGWLMVASASTGIAEYYTGNEHYFAIRHVVYLVLGISALFVVSQIPLRWWSQVEPLLLLIAFMGLILVFVPGIGHEVNGSQRWLNLGFIKIQASEIAKLSAVFFIAGYLVRRKDEVQQSWSGFLKPFLILGAMVFLLLMEPDFGAVVVLMGAALVQLFLGGVKAGQFFLLLTITLILSAVALTAESYRVERLMAYLNPWSPEHVYGTGYQLTQSLIAFGRGEWFGVGLGESVQKLFYLPEAHTDFVFAIWAEETGLVGGVLALALLACLIGFIWHTAWKAQQQGQLYGAYVALGIGALLALQIIINLGVNIGLLPTKGLTLPFYSYGGSSLLVCCAMVGIVMRVAHEIDNPSLVVEEEKPVAGKKRSNKEKSSQKSKKERNHD; encoded by the coding sequence ATGACTGAGCTGATCGCATCCATAAAATCCACATCATTCAAACAATTTACCGACCGGTTAAGCTGGCAGCCACGAAGCCGACTTTTTTTCCCATGGTTGGCGCTGATGTGTCTGGGGTGGTTGATGGTGGCATCGGCCTCTACTGGTATTGCTGAATATTACACCGGTAACGAACATTATTTTGCCATTCGTCATGTGGTGTATCTGGTGCTGGGCATTAGCGCACTATTTGTTGTTAGTCAGATTCCATTACGTTGGTGGAGTCAGGTGGAACCATTGTTGTTATTGATTGCATTTATGGGACTCATTCTGGTGTTTGTGCCCGGTATTGGCCATGAGGTAAACGGTAGTCAGCGCTGGTTAAACTTAGGTTTTATTAAAATTCAGGCATCAGAAATTGCCAAACTGAGTGCAGTATTCTTTATTGCCGGATACCTGGTGCGCCGTAAAGATGAAGTCCAGCAAAGCTGGAGTGGTTTCCTTAAACCGTTTCTGATCCTGGGTGCCATGGTGTTTTTATTGCTGATGGAACCCGATTTTGGTGCTGTGGTTGTATTAATGGGAGCAGCATTGGTTCAGCTTTTTCTGGGTGGTGTAAAAGCCGGACAATTTTTCCTGTTGTTAACCATTACCCTGATTCTCAGTGCTGTTGCGCTGACGGCTGAAAGTTATCGGGTTGAACGGTTGATGGCGTACTTAAATCCCTGGTCGCCAGAACATGTTTATGGCACAGGTTATCAGTTGACGCAGTCACTCATCGCGTTTGGTCGTGGTGAATGGTTTGGCGTTGGTTTAGGTGAAAGTGTACAAAAATTGTTTTACCTGCCTGAGGCGCACACCGATTTTGTTTTTGCTATTTGGGCTGAAGAAACCGGTTTGGTTGGTGGTGTGCTAGCTCTGGCTTTATTGGCTTGCCTGATTGGTTTTATCTGGCATACAGCCTGGAAGGCGCAACAACAAGGTCAGTTGTATGGTGCGTATGTGGCACTTGGGATTGGCGCGTTATTAGCGCTGCAGATCATTATTAATCTGGGTGTGAATATTGGGTTGTTGCCAACAAAAGGGCTGACACTGCCGTTTTACAGTTATGGTGGCAGTAGTCTTTTGGTTTGCTGTGCCATGGTCGGTATTGTGATGCGTGTTGCTCATGAAATTGATAACCCATCGTTAGTTGTTGAAGAAGAAAAGCCCGTGGCTGGTAAAAAGCGTAGTAATAAAGAAAAGTCTTCTCAAAAAAGCAAAAAGGAGCGGAATCATGACTAA
- the murG gene encoding undecaprenyldiphospho-muramoylpentapeptide beta-N-acetylglucosaminyltransferase: protein MTKTVLFMAGGTGGHVFPALAVAKEMKARGYDVQWLGTANGIEKDLVPAAGYPLHCITIAGLRGKGKLGLIKSPWLIAKAIWQARKIINKTKPVAVLGMGGYATGPGGVAAKLAGIPLLIHEQNAYAGMTNKLLHKISDQSLQAFPGALDNALVTGNPVRGDVFAISNQISSDSERLKVLVVGGSLGAVALNTTVLEAMQGLPENQRPELWHQAGKRNIDALQQDYQQAGIQAKVTAFIEDMAAAYQWADLVVCRSGALTVSEIAAAGKAAIFVPFPFAVDDHQTANAGFLTERGAGVLCQQKELTPQWLAAQWLAYQADKTVLQKMADTARQLAKPDATAQVAGCIESILRD from the coding sequence ATGACTAAAACCGTTCTTTTTATGGCGGGTGGAACCGGTGGGCATGTCTTTCCTGCATTAGCGGTTGCGAAGGAAATGAAAGCACGTGGCTATGATGTTCAGTGGCTGGGAACTGCCAATGGTATTGAAAAAGATCTGGTGCCTGCTGCGGGTTACCCACTGCATTGCATTACGATTGCCGGCTTGCGCGGCAAAGGCAAGTTGGGATTAATCAAATCACCATGGTTAATCGCCAAAGCCATCTGGCAAGCACGGAAAATTATTAACAAAACTAAACCGGTTGCAGTATTGGGTATGGGTGGTTATGCCACTGGCCCTGGCGGAGTAGCGGCAAAATTAGCGGGTATTCCTCTGCTTATTCATGAGCAAAATGCCTATGCCGGTATGACCAATAAATTATTGCATAAGATTTCTGACCAGAGCCTGCAAGCTTTCCCCGGGGCGTTGGACAATGCCTTGGTTACCGGTAACCCGGTTCGTGGCGATGTTTTTGCGATCAGTAATCAGATTTCTTCAGATTCTGAACGGTTAAAAGTGCTGGTTGTTGGCGGTAGCCTGGGGGCAGTTGCGTTGAATACTACTGTGCTTGAAGCTATGCAGGGCCTACCGGAAAATCAACGCCCGGAATTATGGCATCAGGCAGGGAAACGCAATATAGATGCGTTGCAGCAGGATTATCAACAAGCCGGAATCCAAGCAAAGGTTACGGCTTTTATTGAGGATATGGCAGCGGCTTATCAATGGGCTGATTTAGTGGTGTGTCGTTCCGGTGCATTAACCGTGTCTGAAATTGCGGCAGCGGGTAAAGCCGCAATTTTTGTCCCTTTTCCATTTGCCGTAGACGATCATCAAACCGCAAATGCTGGATTTTTAACCGAGCGTGGTGCCGGTGTGTTATGCCAACAAAAAGAGTTAACACCTCAGTGGTTGGCGGCACAATGGTTAGCATATCAGGCGGATAAAACAGTGTTACAGAAAATGGCTGACACAGCACGCCAGTTGGCCAAGCCCGATGCGACTGCTCAGGTAGCGGGCTGTATTGAAAGTATATTGAGAGATTAA
- the murC gene encoding UDP-N-acetylmuramate--L-alanine ligase, whose product MRRIRGIHFVGIGGVGMCGIAEVLLNQGYQVSGSDLRDSVATERLADMGAKIFIGHDSENVEQADVLVVSTAIDENNPEIKAAIERRVPIVRRAEMLAELMRFRHGIAVAGTHGKTTTTSLVTSILAEGNFDPTFVIGGKLNSAGTNARLGGSRYLVAEADESDASFLHLQPMVSIVTNIDADHMSTYDGDFEKLKNTFVEFLHNLPFYGLAVLCIDDDNVRSILPKVSRQFVTYGFSDDADYRAVDLTQDGMFTRFTVQRPGDKADLDIRVRMPGKHNVLNALAAIAVADDEGVADNAIQTALEKFEGVGRRFQVCGEFPLHEGNVMLVDDYGHHPRELEVTLEAIRNGFPDRRLVMLFQPHRYSRTRDLYEDFVRVLSQADVLLLMDVYPAGEKPIAGADGRSLCGSVRQRGAVDPVFIERDESVKQPLCNVLRPGDLLLTQGAGNIGALAVQLTNELPLWLAEQEKA is encoded by the coding sequence ATGCGCCGGATTCGCGGTATTCACTTTGTGGGTATTGGTGGTGTTGGCATGTGCGGTATCGCGGAAGTATTGTTAAATCAGGGCTATCAGGTTTCGGGCTCTGATTTGCGCGACAGTGTTGCCACTGAACGTCTGGCTGATATGGGGGCAAAAATATTTATCGGTCATGACAGTGAAAATGTTGAACAGGCCGATGTATTGGTTGTATCTACCGCTATCGATGAAAACAATCCGGAAATTAAAGCCGCGATAGAGCGCCGGGTGCCGATTGTTCGTCGTGCTGAAATGCTGGCTGAATTAATGCGCTTTCGTCATGGTATTGCCGTTGCCGGCACGCACGGCAAAACTACCACCACCAGTTTGGTGACTTCGATTCTGGCGGAAGGAAATTTTGATCCAACCTTTGTTATTGGTGGAAAATTAAACAGTGCCGGTACCAATGCTCGTTTGGGCGGTAGCCGTTATCTGGTTGCGGAAGCGGACGAAAGCGATGCCAGTTTTCTACACTTACAACCCATGGTATCGATCGTTACCAATATTGATGCTGATCATATGTCGACCTATGACGGTGACTTTGAAAAGTTAAAGAATACCTTTGTTGAATTTTTACACAATCTGCCATTTTATGGCCTCGCTGTATTGTGTATTGATGATGACAATGTACGTTCCATTTTGCCTAAAGTCAGTCGTCAGTTTGTTACTTATGGTTTTTCTGATGATGCTGATTATCGTGCTGTTGATTTAACTCAGGATGGCATGTTTACCCGTTTTACCGTGCAGCGTCCTGGTGATAAAGCGGATCTTGATATTCGTGTGCGGATGCCGGGCAAGCATAATGTATTGAATGCGTTGGCTGCGATTGCAGTAGCCGATGATGAAGGCGTTGCTGACAACGCGATTCAGACAGCACTGGAAAAATTTGAAGGTGTTGGGCGCCGTTTTCAGGTGTGTGGCGAATTCCCGCTGCACGAAGGCAATGTCATGTTAGTGGATGATTATGGCCATCATCCACGTGAATTAGAGGTGACGTTAGAAGCGATCCGCAATGGTTTTCCTGATCGCCGTCTGGTGATGTTATTTCAGCCTCATCGTTACAGCCGTACCCGTGATTTATACGAAGATTTTGTTCGGGTGTTATCACAAGCGGATGTGTTGTTATTAATGGATGTTTACCCGGCCGGAGAAAAACCGATTGCCGGTGCTGACGGGCGCTCGCTTTGTGGTTCTGTTCGCCAGCGTGGTGCGGTTGATCCGGTCTTTATTGAACGTGATGAGTCGGTGAAACAACCATTGTGTAATGTATTGCGCCCGGGTGATTTATTACTGACCCAGGGAGCCGGTAATATTGGTGCACTGGCAGTGCAATTAACCAATGAGTTGCCGCTGTGGTTAGCTGAGCAGGAGAAAGCCTGA
- a CDS encoding D-alanine--D-alanine ligase: protein MSATELGKIAVLMGGNSAERPISLNSGNAVFQALKQAGQDVTAIDIQGHAIAQLTDAEFDIAFIALHGRGGEDGTIQGVLEWLDKPYTGSGVMASALAMDKWRTKLIWQAADLPTPKAVLLNDQCDWQATIELLNHNAIVKPAREGSSIGMRRVHTAEELKQSFEFASRYDAMVLAEQWVSGAEFTVAIVGDNALPAIQLKTSHEFYDYDAKYQANDTQYLLPCGLTEEKETELQQLALKAFDLLGCEGWGRIDVMQNGETGEFWLLEANTSPGMTDHSLVPMAAKATGLSFADLVIKLLQQAKSRATEA, encoded by the coding sequence ATGAGCGCAACCGAATTAGGAAAAATTGCAGTATTAATGGGTGGTAATTCCGCTGAGCGCCCGATATCACTGAACAGCGGTAATGCGGTTTTTCAGGCATTAAAACAAGCCGGACAGGACGTTACTGCGATTGATATTCAAGGGCATGCCATTGCTCAGCTAACGGATGCTGAATTTGATATTGCCTTTATTGCTCTGCATGGCCGTGGCGGTGAAGACGGTACCATTCAGGGCGTACTGGAATGGTTGGATAAACCTTATACCGGCAGTGGTGTGATGGCATCTGCGTTAGCGATGGATAAGTGGCGAACTAAATTAATCTGGCAGGCGGCCGATTTACCAACTCCGAAAGCTGTTCTGTTAAATGACCAGTGTGATTGGCAGGCGACTATTGAATTATTAAATCACAACGCAATTGTTAAACCGGCGCGTGAAGGTTCCAGTATTGGTATGCGTCGTGTTCATACGGCGGAAGAATTAAAACAAAGCTTTGAATTTGCCAGTCGATACGATGCGATGGTTTTGGCTGAACAATGGGTGTCGGGTGCTGAGTTTACGGTTGCTATTGTGGGTGATAACGCATTACCTGCAATTCAATTAAAGACCAGTCATGAGTTTTATGACTATGACGCAAAATATCAGGCTAACGATACCCAATATTTATTACCCTGTGGTTTAACCGAAGAAAAAGAAACGGAATTACAGCAACTGGCATTAAAGGCATTTGATCTTTTAGGGTGTGAAGGCTGGGGTCGCATCGATGTGATGCAAAATGGTGAAACCGGAGAATTCTGGTTATTGGAAGCCAATACCAGTCCGGGTATGACAGACCATAGCCTGGTACCAATGGCAGCTAAGGCAACCGGATTGTCTTTTGCAGATTTGGTTATTAAATTGTTACAACAAGCTAAGTCCCGGGCAACTGAGGCTTAA
- a CDS encoding cell division protein FtsQ/DivIB has translation MMKKGALTGATRVVEKQPRQWQLPKINVSWVMVPLLITLLGLGGRWVYQSWPINSIEVEGQFSLWEPDLIAQQLTWLKRESFFSVDLQQVYQQVDDLPLIDVKRVKKAWPGTIVIHVHEDIPMAIWNGEEILTVSGDILPRPAFVRGEKMARMRGSSQYAHEAMRNYRRLHQMLKKSQVSVVELEVSEVGSISVLLSNSWKVEFGRHYFEERMKRLDGLLNTLPEEQVVAVDLRYGKGAAIEWHPVKEMDS, from the coding sequence ATGATGAAAAAAGGTGCATTAACAGGGGCAACCCGGGTTGTGGAAAAACAACCACGACAGTGGCAGTTACCCAAAATTAATGTGTCTTGGGTCATGGTTCCACTTTTAATAACATTGTTGGGGCTGGGTGGCCGTTGGGTGTATCAGAGTTGGCCAATAAACAGTATTGAAGTGGAAGGGCAATTCAGCTTGTGGGAGCCAGATTTAATTGCCCAGCAATTAACCTGGTTAAAGCGTGAAAGTTTTTTTTCAGTCGATTTGCAGCAGGTTTATCAGCAGGTTGATGATTTGCCATTAATTGATGTGAAGCGGGTAAAAAAAGCCTGGCCAGGAACCATTGTGATTCATGTACATGAAGATATTCCAATGGCGATCTGGAATGGTGAAGAAATATTGACGGTGTCTGGCGATATTTTGCCGCGTCCGGCTTTTGTTCGTGGCGAAAAAATGGCACGTATGCGTGGTAGTTCTCAGTATGCTCATGAAGCCATGAGAAATTACCGTCGCTTGCATCAAATGTTAAAAAAAAGTCAGGTCAGTGTGGTTGAATTAGAAGTATCTGAGGTGGGTTCTATCTCAGTTTTATTATCCAACTCGTGGAAGGTCGAGTTTGGACGGCATTATTTTGAAGAAAGAATGAAGCGGCTGGATGGATTATTAAATACCTTGCCTGAAGAGCAGGTTGTCGCTGTTGATTTACGTTATGGCAAGGGGGCCGCAATAGAATGGCACCCGGTTAAGGAGATGGATTCATGA
- the ftsA gene encoding cell division protein FtsA, producing MNQVQQKNMVVGLDIGTSKIVAVVGEVSEDGAIEVVGLGTSPSHGLKKGVVVNIDSTVQSIKRAVEEAELMAGCRIHSVHAGIAGSHIQSMNSHGIVAVRDREVTHMDIERVIDAAQAVAIPQDQRILHVLPQEYVVDFQEGIREPVGMSGVRLEAKVHLVTGAVNAAQNIERCIERCELEVDDLVLEQLASSYSVLTDDERELGVCMVDIGGGTTDIAIFTEGAIRHTAVIPIAGDQVTNDIAMALRTPTQHAEKIKIKYACALTQLAKADETIKVPSVGDRPPRDLSRQALAEVVEPRYDELFTLIQSELRRSGYEDLVAAGIVLTGGTAKMEGVVELAEEIFHMPVRLARPHSVSGLSDVINNPIYSTSVGLLLHAVKQQENRALRHQGKNDEKSAFSRIKDWIKGNF from the coding sequence ATGAATCAGGTACAACAGAAAAATATGGTCGTTGGCCTGGATATCGGTACATCAAAAATTGTTGCTGTTGTTGGTGAAGTCAGTGAAGACGGTGCAATTGAAGTTGTGGGTTTAGGAACCAGTCCGAGCCATGGTTTGAAAAAAGGGGTCGTCGTTAATATTGACTCTACCGTGCAATCGATTAAACGCGCCGTTGAAGAAGCAGAGCTGATGGCAGGGTGCCGTATTCATTCGGTTCATGCCGGTATTGCAGGCAGTCATATTCAGTCGATGAATTCCCACGGTATTGTTGCGGTGCGCGATCGCGAAGTCACTCATATGGATATTGAGCGCGTAATTGATGCAGCTCAGGCCGTCGCTATTCCGCAAGACCAACGTATTTTGCACGTTTTGCCACAAGAATACGTAGTCGATTTTCAGGAAGGAATCCGTGAGCCGGTTGGCATGTCAGGGGTGCGCCTGGAGGCAAAAGTTCATCTGGTTACCGGTGCGGTAAATGCGGCGCAGAATATTGAGCGCTGTATAGAGCGTTGTGAGCTGGAAGTCGATGATCTGGTGTTGGAACAATTAGCCTCCAGTTATTCGGTATTAACCGATGATGAACGCGAATTAGGCGTGTGTATGGTGGATATTGGTGGTGGTACCACGGATATTGCTATTTTTACCGAAGGCGCCATTCGCCACACTGCGGTAATTCCAATTGCCGGTGATCAGGTAACCAATGACATTGCGATGGCGTTGCGAACTCCAACTCAACATGCCGAAAAAATTAAAATTAAATACGCGTGTGCTTTAACACAACTTGCCAAAGCGGACGAAACCATCAAGGTGCCGAGTGTTGGTGACAGGCCGCCGCGTGATTTATCACGACAAGCGCTGGCTGAAGTGGTTGAGCCGAGATATGACGAATTATTTACTTTAATTCAATCGGAATTGCGCCGCAGCGGATATGAAGATTTGGTTGCAGCGGGCATTGTTCTGACCGGCGGTACCGCCAAGATGGAAGGGGTGGTGGAATTGGCCGAAGAAATATTCCATATGCCGGTTCGTCTGGCACGTCCGCACAGTGTTTCCGGCTTATCGGATGTGATTAATAATCCGATTTATTCGACCTCTGTTGGGTTGTTATTACACGCGGTAAAACAGCAGGAAAACCGGGCTTTACGACATCAGGGAAAAAATGATGAAAAATCGGCATTTTCCCGCATAAAAGATTGGATTAAAGGCAATTTTTAA
- the ftsZ gene encoding cell division protein FtsZ has translation MFELADDLQQNAVIKVIGVGGGGGNAVQHMVDGHIDGVDFICANTDSQALRNVGSRSIIQLGNGLTKGLGAGANPEVGRQAALEDRERIAEALQGADMVFITAGMGGGTGTGGAPVVAEVAKEMGILTVAVVTKPFPFEGRKRMTIADQGLKQLAENVDSLITIPNEKLLSVMGSGTTLLDAFKEANNVLQGAVQGIADLITRPGMINVDFADVRTVMSEMGQAMMGTGIASGENRAREAAEKAIGSPLLEDIDLQGARGILVNVTAGFDLSLGEFSEVGGVIEEFASDNATVVVGTVMDPEMSDELRVTVVATGLGQAQAEEAPVPAETKVVVDNTVKAEVQERPVAGVAAEGSAVPKADPNSDLNYDSIMDIPTFLRRQAD, from the coding sequence ATGTTCGAGCTAGCAGATGATTTACAACAAAATGCCGTGATTAAAGTGATCGGTGTTGGTGGTGGTGGCGGTAACGCTGTCCAGCATATGGTTGATGGCCACATTGATGGTGTCGATTTTATATGTGCCAATACAGATTCTCAGGCACTGCGTAATGTTGGCTCACGTTCCATTATTCAATTAGGTAATGGCCTGACCAAAGGTTTAGGTGCTGGTGCGAATCCGGAAGTTGGCCGACAGGCCGCTTTGGAAGATCGTGAACGAATTGCAGAAGCTCTGCAGGGCGCCGATATGGTGTTCATTACTGCAGGCATGGGTGGCGGCACCGGAACCGGTGGTGCACCTGTTGTTGCTGAAGTTGCCAAAGAAATGGGAATTCTTACTGTAGCGGTTGTTACTAAGCCGTTCCCGTTTGAAGGTCGCAAGCGCATGACAATTGCAGACCAGGGCCTGAAGCAACTGGCTGAAAACGTAGATTCACTGATTACTATCCCGAATGAAAAACTGCTTTCTGTGATGGGAAGTGGCACGACATTGCTGGATGCTTTTAAAGAAGCAAACAATGTACTGCAGGGTGCTGTACAGGGAATCGCTGATCTGATTACTCGCCCGGGTATGATCAATGTTGACTTCGCTGACGTTCGTACAGTGATGTCAGAGATGGGTCAGGCAATGATGGGTACTGGCATTGCAAGCGGTGAGAACCGTGCGCGTGAAGCAGCTGAAAAAGCAATTGGTAGCCCATTATTAGAAGATATCGATTTACAGGGTGCTCGTGGCATTCTTGTTAATGTTACCGCAGGCTTTGACTTGTCACTGGGTGAGTTCAGTGAAGTTGGCGGTGTCATTGAAGAATTTGCTTCTGATAATGCCACGGTTGTTGTTGGTACGGTAATGGATCCGGAAATGTCGGACGAGTTACGCGTCACTGTTGTTGCAACGGGTTTAGGTCAGGCTCAGGCCGAAGAAGCTCCAGTGCCTGCAGAAACCAAAGTTGTGGTTGATAACACGGTGAAAGCTGAAGTTCAGGAACGCCCGGTTGCCGGTGTTGCTGCTGAAGGCTCTGCTGTTCCAAAGGCAGACCCAAACAGTGACCTGAATTACGACAGCATCATGGATATCCCTACCTTCTTACGCCGTCAGGCCGATTGA
- the lpxC gene encoding UDP-3-O-acyl-N-acetylglucosamine deacetylase, which translates to MIQQRTLKNTIRATGVGLHSGEKVYLKLKPAPVNSGIVFRRVDLDPVVDIPANALSVGETTLSTTLVKDHAKVDTVEHLLSAMAGLGIDNAIVELSAQEVPIMDGSSGPFVFLIQSAGLAEQDAPKRFIRIKRKVEVRDGDKVASFIPYEGFKVSFEIDFDHPVLKQSVQKASLDFSSTSYVKEVSRARTFGFTKDIEYMRSKNLALGGSVKNAIVVDDYRVVNEDGLRYDDEFVKHKILDAVGDLYLLGHSLIGEYVGYKSGHGLNNLLLRELLQQEDAWEFVEFAEEGAPISYMRPAAAG; encoded by the coding sequence ATGATTCAGCAACGTACACTTAAAAATACAATCCGCGCGACTGGCGTAGGCTTGCATTCAGGAGAGAAAGTCTACCTGAAGCTGAAGCCTGCACCGGTTAACAGCGGTATTGTATTTCGTCGTGTTGACCTGGATCCGGTTGTAGATATTCCGGCAAATGCTCTGAGTGTGGGTGAAACAACCTTATCTACCACGCTGGTAAAAGACCATGCGAAGGTTGATACCGTTGAACACCTGTTATCCGCAATGGCCGGATTGGGCATTGATAATGCCATTGTTGAATTGAGTGCTCAGGAAGTGCCGATCATGGACGGCAGTTCAGGTCCGTTTGTATTTCTGATTCAATCAGCAGGTCTTGCTGAACAAGACGCTCCAAAGCGTTTTATCCGTATCAAGCGCAAGGTTGAAGTTCGTGACGGTGATAAAGTGGCTAGCTTTATTCCTTACGAAGGCTTTAAAGTCAGCTTTGAAATCGACTTCGATCATCCTGTGTTAAAGCAGAGCGTTCAGAAAGCCAGCCTGGACTTTTCTTCAACATCTTACGTTAAAGAAGTCAGCCGTGCTCGTACCTTTGGTTTTACTAAAGATATCGAATATATGCGTTCTAAGAACCTGGCTCTGGGTGGCAGCGTTAAAAACGCCATTGTTGTAGATGACTACCGTGTTGTTAATGAAGATGGTCTGCGTTACGACGATGAATTCGTGAAACACAAGATTCTTGATGCTGTTGGCGATTTGTATTTACTGGGGCACAGCCTGATTGGTGAATACGTTGGCTATAAGTCAGGTCATGGTCTGAACAATTTATTGCTGCGCGAACTGCTTCAGCAAGAAGATGCTTGGGAATTTGTAGAGTTTGCTGAAGAAGGTGCTCCAATTTCTTATATGCGTCCTGCCGCAGCCGGCTAA
- a CDS encoding M23 family metallopeptidase, translated as MNIIIVGRRHGESKTYTLGSTAKAVMVGFLFALPFAMGASGYWLAERLADEGIFDLNAAKAWERDLDMQRQELQQIRKQTDQELEALTLKLAELQGKLLRLDALGERLVDVSDLHAEEFDFSALPAVGGPDITNTNLMAGLGEAYHSPEISQVLDELAERIDSREQQLEVLDDLMSANKLSSDTFVAGRPITKGWMSSRYGKRTDPFTGRLAWHAGVDFAGKMGADIVSVASGVVTWSGPRYGYGKLVEVNHGNGYKTRYAHCKELKVNVGDVVRKGDTIALMGSSGRSTGPHVHFEVYKNGRTVDPAAYIHRKPR; from the coding sequence ATGAACATTATCATCGTTGGTCGTCGTCACGGAGAGTCCAAAACCTATACGCTTGGCAGTACTGCTAAGGCGGTTATGGTTGGTTTTCTGTTTGCGTTGCCGTTTGCGATGGGGGCTTCTGGCTATTGGTTAGCCGAGCGTTTAGCGGATGAAGGTATTTTTGATTTAAATGCCGCTAAAGCATGGGAACGAGACCTGGACATGCAGCGCCAGGAGTTACAGCAAATCCGTAAGCAAACCGATCAGGAGCTGGAAGCTCTGACGCTTAAACTGGCAGAATTACAAGGTAAGCTGTTGCGTCTGGACGCTCTGGGTGAGCGTTTGGTTGATGTCTCCGATTTGCACGCCGAAGAATTCGACTTCTCCGCATTACCTGCCGTTGGTGGCCCGGATATTACCAATACCAATCTCATGGCAGGCTTAGGTGAAGCTTATCATTCTCCTGAAATCAGTCAGGTTCTTGATGAGCTGGCTGAACGAATCGATAGCCGTGAGCAGCAGCTGGAAGTCTTAGATGATCTGATGTCAGCAAACAAGCTGAGTTCAGATACCTTTGTCGCTGGCCGTCCGATTACTAAAGGCTGGATGTCTTCTCGTTATGGCAAGCGTACCGATCCATTTACCGGTCGTTTGGCTTGGCATGCGGGTGTCGACTTTGCGGGTAAAATGGGCGCTGATATCGTTTCGGTCGCTTCGGGCGTTGTAACCTGGTCTGGCCCGCGTTATGGCTATGGCAAGCTGGTTGAAGTCAATCATGGCAATGGCTACAAGACGCGCTATGCCCACTGTAAAGAGTTAAAAGTGAACGTGGGTGACGTTGTTCGCAAAGGCGATACCATCGCATTAATGGGCAGCAGCGGTCGTTCCACTGGACCTCATGTTCACTTTGAAGTGTATAAAAACGGTCGCACTGTCGATCCTGCCGCTTATATTCATCGCAAGCCGCGATAA